The following are encoded together in the Tripterygium wilfordii isolate XIE 37 chromosome 3, ASM1340144v1, whole genome shotgun sequence genome:
- the LOC119995126 gene encoding disease resistance protein RGA2-like isoform X1 has protein sequence MDFLRRLKEIINLPRDDVMSSPQWFSQNVLPHETLRLDSSHLEVEVNKMEITNLPPDDVMSSPQWFSQNVLPHENLRLDSSDMVVEVNKTNLLRRLEEITNLPRDDIMSSLQWFSQNVLPLQNCWWVTLVLRLFASRMPFEDNPGPLILFQKNSPQHQSVKEALEWFAKKLQLCKEDSPECRDVTAVLRYFVHQLGLYKDDNPNCCQIKVSKMGRAVFEAMTKNKSRNALEREYLHYWSSHVIESKQSSPVVESDSTDSDVPSWTVLIPHVNGRALPYDGFQWSDTNFYLHKCDVDSCSAMKHVYWCHEPNLTILYEGAHYHKPLFDLPDEIEISDPLESMKRYICHFPAEYKFHKSTLIQLWIAEGFIKEDLNGRMEDTGSVHFDCLLKEKFIVCAQRDPRFLDGNTYKVNTAKIGESLLLNDDKLECISEDIKTMSLLYKDINHVFESLKKFKSLSTLLLFPRPGICIKPLTDAILMRSLNVLKLSDSGISELPGSIGCLESLRYLDASNTTIGGLPSTICQLQYLQTLKLKDCLNIYYLPRDLKKLISLRHLDLDVAHMLKRLPAGVGCLTNLQTLPAFVLDQFGECRIGELKHLNNLSGEFRILQLEYVVNADEAKESALCEKRYLDKLELQWSYYHKNVDKEEEILECLQPHYNLKELSICSYLGSHLPSWIGNPLFKDLVGINLDACTNCQFLPSIGVLPSLKVLCIWKMDCVKQISESFFRNSTYPTGVSFPNLNMLMLDDMPSLEKWTGMEIGDLPSLRELRIDSCPELVTLPCLSSLKSLENLQLIDCPKLSPFVGELPMSMKELYVDGSPLIEQQCNSESGKDWQKVVHVPSLYMGGQWISTGMGEIFSTQNLQGSPLPSGTATQSSIQASTTI, from the exons ATGGATTTCCTTCGGCGACTTAAAGAGATCATCAATCTACCCCGCGACGATGTCATGTCTTCGCCGCAATGGTTTTCCCAGAACGTGCTGCCTCACGAAACCCTGCGGCTCGACTCTTCCCATTTGGAGGTAGAGGTGAACAAAATGGAGATCACCAATCTACCGCCCGACGATGTCATGTCTTCGCCGCAGTGGTTTTCGCAGAACGTGCTGCCTCACGAAAACCTGCGGCTCGACTCTTCCGATATGGTGGTAGAGGTGAACAAAACAAATCTCCTTAGGCGACTTGAAGAGATCACCAATCTACCGCGCGATGATATCATGTCTTCCCTGCAGTGGTTTTCCCAGAACGTGCTGCCTCTCCAAAACTGCTGGTGGGTCACGTTGGTACTGAGACTGTTTGCCTCCCGCATGCCCTTTGAAGACAACCCCGGCCCCCtgattttattccaaaaaaacAGCCCTCAACATCAGTCTGTCAAAGAGGCGCTGGAATGGTTTGCCAAGAAGCTGCAGTTATGCAAAGAAGACAGCCCCGAATGTAGGGATGTCACGGCGGTTCTGCGATATTTTGTCCATCAATTGGGGTTATACAAGGATGATAATCCTAATTGCTGCCAGATAAAGGTGTCTAAGATGGGTAGGGCAGTTTTTGAGGCTATGACAAAGAACAAGTCCAGAAATGCTCTTGAGCGTGAATATCTTCATTATTGGTCATCTCATGTGATAGAATCTAAACAAAGTTCTCCCGTGGTAGAATCGGATTCCACGGATTCTGATGTTCCTAGCTGGACCGTTCTTATTCCTCATGTTAATGGCAGGGCATTACCTTATGATGGATTTCAGTGGAGTGATACAAATTTTTATCTACACAAATGTGATGTTGATTCATGTTCAGCCATGAAGCATGTGTACTGGTGTCATGAACCCAATCTGACCATTTTGTACGAGGGAGCTCATTATCATAAACCTCTATTTGACTTACCGGATGAGATAGAGATTAGTGATCCTCTAGAGTCTATGAAGAGGTATATTTGTCATTTTCCCGCAGAATATAAGTTTCACAAGAGCACTCTCATTCAATTATGGATAGCTGAAGGGTTCATTAAGGAAGATCTAAATGGTAGAATGGAAGACACTGGCAGTGTGCATTTCGATTGTTTATTGAAGGAAAAGTTTATAGTGTGTGCACAAAGGGATCCTAGGTTCCTGGATGGGAATACATACAAAGTCAATACGGCCAAGATTGGGGAGAGTTTACTGTTAAATGATGACAAGCTGGAATGTATCTCTGAAGATATAAAGACCATGTCCCTCCTCTACAAGGACATAAATCACGTTTTTGAGTCTCTCAAAAAATTTAAGAGTTTGTCCACCCTACTTTTGTTTCCGCGTCCTGGCATTTGCATCAAGCCCCTTACTGATGCAATCCTCATGAGATCTTTAAACGTTTTAAAGTTAAGTGATTCCGGCATTTCTGAATTACCGGGCTCGATTGGGTGTCTGGAGTCGCTGCGTTATCTTGATGCCTCTAATACGACCATTGGGGGATTGCCTTCAACAATTTGTCAGCTTCAATATTTGCAAACTTTGAAACTCAAAGATTGCTTAAACATTTATTATTTACCTCGAGACTTGAAGAAGTTGATTAGTCTTAGGCATCTTGATTTGGATGTTGCTCACATGTTAAAACGTTTACCGGCAGGGGTGGGATGCTTAACCAACCTTCAGACATTGCCAGCGTTTGTTCTTGATCAATTTGGTGAGTGTAGAATCGGGGAACTCAAGCATTTGAATAACCTTAGTGGAGAATTTCGCATTCTGCAGCTTGAATATGTGGTGAATGCAGATGAGGCTAAGGAATCAGCATTGTGTGAAAAAAGATACCTTGACAAATTGGAGTTGCAATGGAGCTATTACCATAAAAATGTTGACAAAGAGGAGGAAATTCTTGAATGTCTTCAACCCCATTACAATCTTAAGGAGTTGAGTATATGCAGCTACCTTGGGTCGCATCTTCCTAGCTGGATTGGCAATCCATTATTCAAGGACCTTGTCGGTATTAATCTGGATGCGTGCACAAACTGCCAATTTCTCCCTTCTATTGGGGTTTTGCCTTCCCTCAAGGTTCTTTGCATCTGGAAAATGGATTGCGTGAAGCAAATTAGCGAATCTTTTTTCAGAAATAGCACATATCCGACTGGTGTTTCATTTCCAAATCTAAATATGCTGATGCTTGATGACATGCCTAGTTTGGAAAAGTGGACTGGAATGGAAATAGGTGATTTACCAAGCTTGCGTGAACTCAGAATTGATTCTTGTCCAGAACTCGTTACTCTTCCTTGTTTATCAAGCCTCAAATCACTAGAAAATTTGCAACTAATCGACTGTCCAAAGCTCTCACCCTTTGTAGGAGAATTACCAATGTCGATGAAGGAGCTTTATGTAGATGGTAGCCCTCTAATCGAACAACAGTGCAACTCGGAGAGTGGTAAGGACTGGCAGAAAGTAGTTCATGTGCCCTCTCTTTATATGGGTGGCCAATGGATCTCCACGGGTATGGGCG AGATTTTTTCAACTCAAAATCTTCAAGGAAGTCCTCTACCAAGTGGTACAGCTACCCAATCATCCATCCAAGCTTCCACCACCATCTAA
- the LOC119995126 gene encoding disease resistance protein RGA2-like isoform X3 yields MDFLRRLKEIINLPRDDVMSSPQWFSQNVLPHETLRLDSSHLEVEVNKMEITNLPPDDVMSSPQWFSQNVLPHENLRLDSSDMVVEVNKTNLLRRLEEITNLPRDDIMSSLQWFSQNVLPLQNCWWVTLVLRLFASRMPFEDNPGPLILFQKNSPQHQSVKEALEWFAKKLQLCKEDSPECRDVTAVLRYFVHQLGLYKDDNPNCCQIKVSKMGRAVFEAMTKNKSRNALEREYLHYWSSHVIESKQSSPVVESDSTDSDVPSWTVLIPHVNGRALPYDGFQWSDTNFYLHKCDVDSCSAMKHVYWCHEPNLTILYEGAHYHKPLFDLPDEIEISDPLESMKRYICHFPAEYKFHKSTLIQLWIAEGFIKEDLNGRMEDTGSVHFDCLLKEKFIVCAQRDPRFLDGNTYKVNTAKIGESLLLNDDKLECISEDIKTMSLLYKDINHVFESLKKFKSLSTLLLFPRPGICIKPLTDAILMRSLNVLKLSDSGISELPGSIGCLESLRYLDASNTTIGGLPSTICQLQYLQTLKLKDCLNIYYLPRDLKKLISLRHLDLDVAHMLKRLPAGVGCLTNLQTLPAFVLDQFGECRIGELKHLNNLSGEFRILQLEYVVNADEAKESALCEKRYLDKLELQWSYYHKNVDKEEEILECLQPHYNLKELSICSYLGSHLPSWIGNPLFKDLVGINLDACTNCQFLPSIGVLPSLKVLCIWKMDCVKQISESFFRNSTYPTGVSFPNLNMLMLDDMPSLEKWTGMEIGDLPSLRELRIDSCPELVTLPCLSSLKSLENLQLIDCPKLSPFVGELPMSMKELYVDGSPLIEQQCNSESGKDWQKVVHVPSLYMGGQWISTGMGGKH; encoded by the coding sequence ATGGATTTCCTTCGGCGACTTAAAGAGATCATCAATCTACCCCGCGACGATGTCATGTCTTCGCCGCAATGGTTTTCCCAGAACGTGCTGCCTCACGAAACCCTGCGGCTCGACTCTTCCCATTTGGAGGTAGAGGTGAACAAAATGGAGATCACCAATCTACCGCCCGACGATGTCATGTCTTCGCCGCAGTGGTTTTCGCAGAACGTGCTGCCTCACGAAAACCTGCGGCTCGACTCTTCCGATATGGTGGTAGAGGTGAACAAAACAAATCTCCTTAGGCGACTTGAAGAGATCACCAATCTACCGCGCGATGATATCATGTCTTCCCTGCAGTGGTTTTCCCAGAACGTGCTGCCTCTCCAAAACTGCTGGTGGGTCACGTTGGTACTGAGACTGTTTGCCTCCCGCATGCCCTTTGAAGACAACCCCGGCCCCCtgattttattccaaaaaaacAGCCCTCAACATCAGTCTGTCAAAGAGGCGCTGGAATGGTTTGCCAAGAAGCTGCAGTTATGCAAAGAAGACAGCCCCGAATGTAGGGATGTCACGGCGGTTCTGCGATATTTTGTCCATCAATTGGGGTTATACAAGGATGATAATCCTAATTGCTGCCAGATAAAGGTGTCTAAGATGGGTAGGGCAGTTTTTGAGGCTATGACAAAGAACAAGTCCAGAAATGCTCTTGAGCGTGAATATCTTCATTATTGGTCATCTCATGTGATAGAATCTAAACAAAGTTCTCCCGTGGTAGAATCGGATTCCACGGATTCTGATGTTCCTAGCTGGACCGTTCTTATTCCTCATGTTAATGGCAGGGCATTACCTTATGATGGATTTCAGTGGAGTGATACAAATTTTTATCTACACAAATGTGATGTTGATTCATGTTCAGCCATGAAGCATGTGTACTGGTGTCATGAACCCAATCTGACCATTTTGTACGAGGGAGCTCATTATCATAAACCTCTATTTGACTTACCGGATGAGATAGAGATTAGTGATCCTCTAGAGTCTATGAAGAGGTATATTTGTCATTTTCCCGCAGAATATAAGTTTCACAAGAGCACTCTCATTCAATTATGGATAGCTGAAGGGTTCATTAAGGAAGATCTAAATGGTAGAATGGAAGACACTGGCAGTGTGCATTTCGATTGTTTATTGAAGGAAAAGTTTATAGTGTGTGCACAAAGGGATCCTAGGTTCCTGGATGGGAATACATACAAAGTCAATACGGCCAAGATTGGGGAGAGTTTACTGTTAAATGATGACAAGCTGGAATGTATCTCTGAAGATATAAAGACCATGTCCCTCCTCTACAAGGACATAAATCACGTTTTTGAGTCTCTCAAAAAATTTAAGAGTTTGTCCACCCTACTTTTGTTTCCGCGTCCTGGCATTTGCATCAAGCCCCTTACTGATGCAATCCTCATGAGATCTTTAAACGTTTTAAAGTTAAGTGATTCCGGCATTTCTGAATTACCGGGCTCGATTGGGTGTCTGGAGTCGCTGCGTTATCTTGATGCCTCTAATACGACCATTGGGGGATTGCCTTCAACAATTTGTCAGCTTCAATATTTGCAAACTTTGAAACTCAAAGATTGCTTAAACATTTATTATTTACCTCGAGACTTGAAGAAGTTGATTAGTCTTAGGCATCTTGATTTGGATGTTGCTCACATGTTAAAACGTTTACCGGCAGGGGTGGGATGCTTAACCAACCTTCAGACATTGCCAGCGTTTGTTCTTGATCAATTTGGTGAGTGTAGAATCGGGGAACTCAAGCATTTGAATAACCTTAGTGGAGAATTTCGCATTCTGCAGCTTGAATATGTGGTGAATGCAGATGAGGCTAAGGAATCAGCATTGTGTGAAAAAAGATACCTTGACAAATTGGAGTTGCAATGGAGCTATTACCATAAAAATGTTGACAAAGAGGAGGAAATTCTTGAATGTCTTCAACCCCATTACAATCTTAAGGAGTTGAGTATATGCAGCTACCTTGGGTCGCATCTTCCTAGCTGGATTGGCAATCCATTATTCAAGGACCTTGTCGGTATTAATCTGGATGCGTGCACAAACTGCCAATTTCTCCCTTCTATTGGGGTTTTGCCTTCCCTCAAGGTTCTTTGCATCTGGAAAATGGATTGCGTGAAGCAAATTAGCGAATCTTTTTTCAGAAATAGCACATATCCGACTGGTGTTTCATTTCCAAATCTAAATATGCTGATGCTTGATGACATGCCTAGTTTGGAAAAGTGGACTGGAATGGAAATAGGTGATTTACCAAGCTTGCGTGAACTCAGAATTGATTCTTGTCCAGAACTCGTTACTCTTCCTTGTTTATCAAGCCTCAAATCACTAGAAAATTTGCAACTAATCGACTGTCCAAAGCTCTCACCCTTTGTAGGAGAATTACCAATGTCGATGAAGGAGCTTTATGTAGATGGTAGCCCTCTAATCGAACAACAGTGCAACTCGGAGAGTGGTAAGGACTGGCAGAAAGTAGTTCATGTGCCCTCTCTTTATATGGGTGGCCAATGGATCTCCACGGGTATGGGCGGTAAACACTAA
- the LOC119995126 gene encoding disease resistance protein RGA2-like isoform X2: MDFLRRLKEIINLPRDDVMSSPQWFSQNVLPHETLRLDSSHLEVEVNKMEITNLPPDDVMSSPQWFSQNVLPHENLRLDSSDMVVEVNKTNLLRRLEEITNLPRDDIMSSLQWFSQNVLPLQNCWWVTLVLRLFASRMPFEDNPGPLILFQKNSPQHQSVKEALEWFAKKLQLCKEDSPECRDVTAVLRYFVHQLGLYKDDNPNCCQIKVSKMGRAVFEAMTKNKSRNALEREYLHYWSSHVIESKQSSPVVESDSTDSDVPSWTVLIPHVNGRALPYDGFQWSDTNFYLHKCDVDSCSAMKHVYWCHEPNLTILYEGAHYHKPLFDLPDEIEISDPLESMKRYICHFPAEYKFHKSTLIQLWIAEGFIKEDLNGRMEDTGSVHFDCLLKEKFIVCAQRDPRFLDGNTYKVNTAKIGESLLLNDDKLECISEDIKTMSLLYKDINHVFESLKKFKSLSTLLLFPRPGICIKPLTDAILMRSLNVLKLSDSGISELPGSIGCLESLRYLDASNTTIGGLPSTICQLQYLQTLKLKDCLNIYYLPRDLKKLISLRHLDLDVAHMLKRLPAGVGCLTNLQTLPAFVLDQFGECRIGELKHLNNLSGEFRILQLEYVVNADEAKESALCEKRYLDKLELQWSYYHKNVDKEEEILECLQPHYNLKELSICSYLGSHLPSWIGNPLFKDLVGINLDACTNCQFLPSIGVLPSLKVLCIWKMDCVKQISESFFRNSTYPTGVSFPNLNMLMLDDMPSLEKWTGMEIGDLPSLRELRIDSCPELVTLPCLSSLKSLENLQLIDCPKLSPFVGELPMSMKELYVDGSPLIEQQCNSESGKDWQKVVHVPSLYMGGQWISTEIFSTQNLQGSPLPSGTATQSSIQASTTI, encoded by the exons ATGGATTTCCTTCGGCGACTTAAAGAGATCATCAATCTACCCCGCGACGATGTCATGTCTTCGCCGCAATGGTTTTCCCAGAACGTGCTGCCTCACGAAACCCTGCGGCTCGACTCTTCCCATTTGGAGGTAGAGGTGAACAAAATGGAGATCACCAATCTACCGCCCGACGATGTCATGTCTTCGCCGCAGTGGTTTTCGCAGAACGTGCTGCCTCACGAAAACCTGCGGCTCGACTCTTCCGATATGGTGGTAGAGGTGAACAAAACAAATCTCCTTAGGCGACTTGAAGAGATCACCAATCTACCGCGCGATGATATCATGTCTTCCCTGCAGTGGTTTTCCCAGAACGTGCTGCCTCTCCAAAACTGCTGGTGGGTCACGTTGGTACTGAGACTGTTTGCCTCCCGCATGCCCTTTGAAGACAACCCCGGCCCCCtgattttattccaaaaaaacAGCCCTCAACATCAGTCTGTCAAAGAGGCGCTGGAATGGTTTGCCAAGAAGCTGCAGTTATGCAAAGAAGACAGCCCCGAATGTAGGGATGTCACGGCGGTTCTGCGATATTTTGTCCATCAATTGGGGTTATACAAGGATGATAATCCTAATTGCTGCCAGATAAAGGTGTCTAAGATGGGTAGGGCAGTTTTTGAGGCTATGACAAAGAACAAGTCCAGAAATGCTCTTGAGCGTGAATATCTTCATTATTGGTCATCTCATGTGATAGAATCTAAACAAAGTTCTCCCGTGGTAGAATCGGATTCCACGGATTCTGATGTTCCTAGCTGGACCGTTCTTATTCCTCATGTTAATGGCAGGGCATTACCTTATGATGGATTTCAGTGGAGTGATACAAATTTTTATCTACACAAATGTGATGTTGATTCATGTTCAGCCATGAAGCATGTGTACTGGTGTCATGAACCCAATCTGACCATTTTGTACGAGGGAGCTCATTATCATAAACCTCTATTTGACTTACCGGATGAGATAGAGATTAGTGATCCTCTAGAGTCTATGAAGAGGTATATTTGTCATTTTCCCGCAGAATATAAGTTTCACAAGAGCACTCTCATTCAATTATGGATAGCTGAAGGGTTCATTAAGGAAGATCTAAATGGTAGAATGGAAGACACTGGCAGTGTGCATTTCGATTGTTTATTGAAGGAAAAGTTTATAGTGTGTGCACAAAGGGATCCTAGGTTCCTGGATGGGAATACATACAAAGTCAATACGGCCAAGATTGGGGAGAGTTTACTGTTAAATGATGACAAGCTGGAATGTATCTCTGAAGATATAAAGACCATGTCCCTCCTCTACAAGGACATAAATCACGTTTTTGAGTCTCTCAAAAAATTTAAGAGTTTGTCCACCCTACTTTTGTTTCCGCGTCCTGGCATTTGCATCAAGCCCCTTACTGATGCAATCCTCATGAGATCTTTAAACGTTTTAAAGTTAAGTGATTCCGGCATTTCTGAATTACCGGGCTCGATTGGGTGTCTGGAGTCGCTGCGTTATCTTGATGCCTCTAATACGACCATTGGGGGATTGCCTTCAACAATTTGTCAGCTTCAATATTTGCAAACTTTGAAACTCAAAGATTGCTTAAACATTTATTATTTACCTCGAGACTTGAAGAAGTTGATTAGTCTTAGGCATCTTGATTTGGATGTTGCTCACATGTTAAAACGTTTACCGGCAGGGGTGGGATGCTTAACCAACCTTCAGACATTGCCAGCGTTTGTTCTTGATCAATTTGGTGAGTGTAGAATCGGGGAACTCAAGCATTTGAATAACCTTAGTGGAGAATTTCGCATTCTGCAGCTTGAATATGTGGTGAATGCAGATGAGGCTAAGGAATCAGCATTGTGTGAAAAAAGATACCTTGACAAATTGGAGTTGCAATGGAGCTATTACCATAAAAATGTTGACAAAGAGGAGGAAATTCTTGAATGTCTTCAACCCCATTACAATCTTAAGGAGTTGAGTATATGCAGCTACCTTGGGTCGCATCTTCCTAGCTGGATTGGCAATCCATTATTCAAGGACCTTGTCGGTATTAATCTGGATGCGTGCACAAACTGCCAATTTCTCCCTTCTATTGGGGTTTTGCCTTCCCTCAAGGTTCTTTGCATCTGGAAAATGGATTGCGTGAAGCAAATTAGCGAATCTTTTTTCAGAAATAGCACATATCCGACTGGTGTTTCATTTCCAAATCTAAATATGCTGATGCTTGATGACATGCCTAGTTTGGAAAAGTGGACTGGAATGGAAATAGGTGATTTACCAAGCTTGCGTGAACTCAGAATTGATTCTTGTCCAGAACTCGTTACTCTTCCTTGTTTATCAAGCCTCAAATCACTAGAAAATTTGCAACTAATCGACTGTCCAAAGCTCTCACCCTTTGTAGGAGAATTACCAATGTCGATGAAGGAGCTTTATGTAGATGGTAGCCCTCTAATCGAACAACAGTGCAACTCGGAGAGTGGTAAGGACTGGCAGAAAGTAGTTCATGTGCCCTCTCTTTATATGGGTGGCCAATGGATCTCCACGG AGATTTTTTCAACTCAAAATCTTCAAGGAAGTCCTCTACCAAGTGGTACAGCTACCCAATCATCCATCCAAGCTTCCACCACCATCTAA